The Vigna unguiculata cultivar IT97K-499-35 chromosome 6, ASM411807v1, whole genome shotgun sequence genome contains a region encoding:
- the LOC114187941 gene encoding uncharacterized protein LOC114187941 isoform X1 gives MSGKGGGSHNNGGGKALSATIPASSRKMVQSLKEIVSNFPDHEIYATLKDCNMDPNEAVSRLLSQDPFHEVKSKREKKKEIKDPIDSRSRGSGTSNTSSRGGGRAGTDRHGGRGSANQFGSSDSGLQGKPAYKKENGAPTYGGSTSSTSSVLGNNSNRRPISYSDSVATEKTLALGISDGPSSSHRTGVQSAWMGNAGQVSMADIVKMGRPQARPSMNHSSIQSGNNQNIVLPPAASDNNLHSLQGYASKVSETNTNQGHALSDNVPQNDEWSSSIENQHDVRGYEDVDAHANSEYYANSSSFVETDWQQKTPLDEYDAEDGSIENADNNEYASISAKSTSEDNTGAEDDVSSMAANIEQLNIQRDDHGTEQEDDNPSVVIPNHLQLHTPECMNLSFGSFGSGNPLSGPVSFTSRPLKSKLEDTSGATDVSTIENSDTRNPDYYGDEHHATTTSDGNLVQVTGVSAGTFEHSSISQEALKPEAPEIAQEHQYSFPSQSHGFAYENAHQPEVTFPPSQTSSQMQNLASFSGVMQAHSNSLPNALLASTVQTAREDIPYLPFPVTQSMPTKYSNIASSIGGSGITMSEALRASAISTPQPNAQNLPGASVATGPALPQHLPVHPYSQPTLPLGHFANMISYPFLPQSYTYMPSAFQQTFPGNSTYHQSLAAVLPQYKNNVSVSSLPQSAAIPPGYGFGSSTSIPGGNFSLSPPAAPTGTTIGYEDLINSQFKDSNHMISLQQNDNSPMWVQGAGPRTMSAVPPSNYYSMQGQNQQQPGGFRQRQQQQQQQPSQHFGSLGYPNFYQSQSGISLEHQPQNPREASLGGPQSQPSKQSQQLWQNSY, from the exons ATGAGCGGGAAGGGCGGTGGCAGCCACAACAATGGCGGCGGCAAGGCGTTGTCGGCAACGATTCCGGCGTCATCGCGGAAGATGGTTCAGAGCTTGAAGGAGATTGTCTCCAATTTCCCCGACCACGAGATCTACGCCACACTCAAAGACTGTAACATGGACCCTAACGAAGCTGTTAGTCGTCTCCTTTCACAAG ATCCTTTTCATGAGGTGAAGAGCAAGcgggaaaagaaaaaagag ATTAAGGACCCAATAGATTCCAGGTCTCGTGGGAGTGGGACAAGCAATACATCTAGTCGTGGTGGCGGTAGGGCTGGGACAGATCGCCATGGTGGACGTGGTAGTGCCAACCAATTCGGAAGCAGTG ATTCTGGTCTGCAGGGGAAGCCTGCATACAAGAAGGAGAATGGAGCACCTACTTATGGAGGGTCTACATCTTCAACATCTAGTGTGTTGGGAAATAATTCAAACAGGAGACCGATATCCTACAG TGATTCTGTGGCTACTGAAAAAACACTTGCATTAGGCATCAGTGATGGACCATCATCATCACACCGTACTGGAGTGCAATCTGCATGGATGGGGAATGCAGGTCAAGTATCAATGGCCGACATTGTCAAGATGGGTAGGCCCCAGGCCAGACCGTCCATGAATCACTCTTCCATCCAGAGTGGTAATAATCAGAACATCGTGTTGCCTCCAGCAGCTTCGGATAACAATTTGCATTCATTGCAAGGTTATGCTTCTAAGGTTTCAGAAACAAATACTAATCAAGGCCATGCCCTTAGTGACAATGTTCCACAGAATGATGAATGGTCTTCTTCTATTGAAAACCAACATGATGTTAGAGGATATGAAGATGTTGATGCCCATGCAAATTCTGAGTACTATGCAAACTCATCAAGCTTTGTTGAAACTGATTGGCAGCAGAAAACTCCCTTGGATGAATATGATGCTGAAGATGGTTCCATTGAGAATGCAGACAATAACGAATATGCTTCAATATCCGCTAAAAGTACATCAGAAGATAACACTGGAG CTGAGGATGATGTTTCATCAATGGCTGCAAACATAGAGCAGCTCAATATACAAAGAGATGATCATGGGACAGAACAAGAGGATGACAATCCTTCTGTAGTAATTCCCAATCACCTACAACTCCATACACCAGAATGCATGAATCTGAGCTTTGGAAGTTTTGGATCCGGTAACCCCCTATCTGGACCTGTGTCATTTACATCTAGGCCTTTGAAAAGTAAGCTAGAGGATACATCTGGTGCTACAGATGTTTCTACAATTGAAAACTCAGACACTAG AAATCCTGACTATTATGGGGATGAGCATCATGCTACTACTACTTCAGATGGAAATTTAGTTCAAGTAACTGGTGTGAGTGCTGGGACATTTGAGCATTCTTCGATTTCACAAGAGGCTTTAAAACCTGAAGCTCCTGAAATTGCTCAGGAACATCAGTATTCATTTCCTTCACAATCTCATGGGTTTGCATATGAAAATGCCCACCAACCGGAGGTCACATTTCCTCCTTCACAGACTAGCTCGCAAATGCAGAATCTTGCTTCCTTCTCTGGTGTAATG CAGGCACATTCAAATTCTTTGCCCAATGCTCTGCTGGCTTCAACGGTTCAAACAGCAAGAGAAGATATCCCATACTTACCCTTCCCTGTAACACAATCAATGCCTACAAAATATAGTAATATTGCTTCTTCAATTGGTGGTTCCGGCATAACCATGTCAGAG GCTCTAAGAGCAAGTGCCATCTCTACACCTCAACCTAATGCCCAAAACTTGCCTGGTGCAAGTGTTGCCACTGGACCCGCACTTCCTCAGCACCTTCCTGTGCATCCCTACTCCCAACCTACTCTTCCTCTGGGACACTTCGCTAATATGATTAGCTATCCATTCTTGCCTCAGAGCTACACATATATGCCATCAGCTTTTCAGCAGACTTTTCCCGGAAACAGCACATATCACCAATCTCTGGCAGCAGTGCTTCCACAGTATAAGAATAATGTTTCTGTCAGCAGTTTGCCTCAGTCTGCTGCTATTCCACCTGGATACGGCTTTGGCAGTTCAACAAGCATTCCTGGAGGGAATTTTTCTCTGAGTCCGCCTGCTGCTCCTACTGGGACAACCATTGGATACGAGGATTTGATAAACTCCCAATTTAAGGACAGCAACCATATGATTTCACTACAGCAG AACGATAATTCTCCCATGTGGGTTCAAGGGGCGGGCCCTCGAACAATGTCAGCTGTTCCTCCCAGCAACTACTATAGCATGCAGGGACAGAATCAACAACAGCCAGGTGGATTTCGGCAAAGGcagcaacaacagcaacaacaacctTCACAACATTTTGGATCCCTTGGGTATCCTAATTTCTACCAGTCTCAGAGTGGCATTTCTCTGGAACATCAGCCACAAAATCCTCGGGAAGCCTCCTTGGGTGGTCCGCAAAGCCAACCATCCAAGCAGTCTCAACAACTATGGCAAAACAGCTACTAA
- the LOC114187942 gene encoding vesicle-associated membrane protein 721-like, protein MGQKSLIYAFVSRGTVILAEYTEFSGNFNSIAFQCLQKLPATNNKFTYNCDAHTFNYLVDNGYTYSIVADESIGRQVPMAFLERVKDDFVSKYGGGRAATAPANSLNKEFGPKLKEHMQYCVDHPEEVNKLAKVKAQVSEVKGVMMENIEKVLDRGEKIELLVDKTENLHNQAQDFRTSGTRIRRKMWLQNMKIKLIVLGILIALILIIVLSVCHGFNCGK, encoded by the exons ATGGGGCAGAAGTCTCTGATCTACGCGTTCGTGTCTCGTGGAACGGTGATTCTCGCGGAGTACACTGAATTCAGCGGAAACTTCAACTCCATCGCCTTCCAGTGTCTTCAGAAGCTTCCTGCCACTAACAACAAGTTCACCTACAACTGCGACGCTCACACCTTCAATTACCTCGTCGACAATGGCTACA CATATTCTATTGTTGCTGATGAATCAATTGGAAGGCAAGTGCCCATGGCTTTTTTAGAGCGTGTCAAAGATGATTTTGTGTCAAAATATGGTGGAGGAAGGGCCGCCACAGCTCCTGCGAACAGCCTTAACAAGGAATTTGG GCCAAAGTTGAAGGAACATATGCAGTACTGTGTTGATCATCCCGAAGAGGTCAACAAACTTGCGAAGGTGAAAGCTCAGGTTTCTGAAGTTAAAGGTGTCATGATGGAGAATATTGAAAAG GTTCTGGACAGGGGTGAAAAAATAGAGCTTCTTGTGGATAAGACAGAGAACCTTCATAACCAG gCACAGGATTTCAGGACTTCTGGAACCAGAATCCGTCGAAAAATGTGGCTACAAAACATGAAGATAAAGCTAATTGTCCTGGGAATTTTGATAGCACTGATCCTTATAATAGTCCTATCTGTGTGTCATGGGTTCAATTGTGGGAAATAG
- the LOC114188151 gene encoding uncharacterized protein LOC114188151 isoform X1, giving the protein MSDAEVQFYPAGTTKKSDSQKIYHGRDPNHGSNFWTDGLICAFEYVRGQNRSAKWRSSERLQVNGQQHSKMQAPSDGLKEASSLRPDKSDLSSVNVSRDTLFGASDDDKESQSRQAGQSRKYDGGHWVPIGWARISELVQTVQVDAVWSSHQFEFEDSEDDFTVADLAAPYWERPAGPIWWGHVSAGHPTVEAWLNNAQWLHPAVSLALRDESRLISDRMKHLFYEVPVRVAGGLLFELLGQSAGDPFVEEDDIPIVLRSWQAQNFLVTVMHVKGSVSRINALGITEVQELLSAGGYNVPRTVHEVIAHLACRLSRWDDRLFRKSIFGAADEIELKFMNRRNQEDLNLFILILNQEIRKLSTQVIRVKWSLHAREEIVFELLQHLKGNGARSLLEGIKKSTREMIEEQEAVRGRLFTIQDVMQSTVRAWLQDKSLRVTHNLAVFGGVGVVLTIVTGLFGINVDGIPGAENTPYAFGVFTAILVFLGVVLIAVGMVYLGLKNPVAEEQVEVRKLELQELVKMFQHEAETHAQVRKNISPKNLPPTAGDAFRSGADYLVIQ; this is encoded by the exons ATGAGTGATGCAGAAGTTCAATTTTATCCCGCAGGAACAACGAAGAAATCAGATAGCCAAAAAATTTATCACGGTAGAGATCCCAATCATGGAAGTAACTTTTGGACAGACGGGCTTATTTGTGCTTTTGAATATGTTCGAGGACAAAACAGATCAGCTAAATGGAGGTCCTCAGAGAGACTACAGGTTAATGGGCAACAACATTCAAAGATGCAAGCTCCTTCTGATGGTTTAAAGGAGGCTTCTTCTTTGAGACCGGATAAGTCAGATCTTTCGTCTGTAAATGTCTCACGGGACACTTTGTTTGGTGCCTCTGATGATGACAAGGAGAGCCAGAGTCGTCAGGCTGGGCAGTCTAGAAAGTATGATGGTGGTCATTGGGTACCCATTGGATGGGCAAGAATTTCTGAACTCGTCCAAACAGTTCAGGTTGATGCTGTATGGTCTTCTCATCAATTTGAGTTTGAGGATTCTGAAGATGATTTTACTGTAGCAGATTTGGCGGCTCCGTACTGGGAGCGTCCGGCTGGGCCTATTTGGTGGGGCCATGTTTCTGCTGGTCACCCCACTGTTGAGGCTTGGCTCAACAATGCTCAATGGCTACATCCTGCTGTTAGTCTAGCTTTGAGAGACGAAAGTAGACTTATAAGTGACCGGATGAAACACCTTTTCTATGAG GTCCCAGTCAGAGTTGCGGGAGGGCTGTTATTTGAGCTCTTGGGACAATCAGCTGGTGATCCTTTTGTTGAAGAAGATGACATTCCTATTGTTCTTAGGTCTTGGCAAGCACAGAACTTCCTTGTAACTGTAATGCATGTAAAAGGATCTGTGTCAAGGATAAATGCTTTAGGTATAACAGAAGTTCAG GAGCTTCTCTCAGCTGGAGGGTATAATGTGCCGAGAACAGTGCATGAAGTTATAGCACATCTTGCTTGTCGCCTCTCTCGATGGGATGATAG GTTATTCCGTAAATCTATATTTGGGGCGGCAGATGAGATTGAATTGAAGTTTATGAACAG GAGAAACCAAGAAGATTTGAATCTTTTCATCTTAATCTTAAATCAAGAAATCAGAAAGTTATCAACACAG GTTATCAGAGTGAAGTGGTCACTGCATGCAAGAGAAGAAATCGTCTTTGAGCTTCTCCAACATCTGAAAGGAAATGGAGCAAGAAGCCTGCTAGAGGGAATAAAAAAGAGCACAAGAGAAATGATCGAGGAGCAAGAAGCAGTTCGCGGCCGTCTTTTTACCATTCAAGATGTCATGCAGAGCACTGTTCGAGCTTGGTTACAG GATAAAAGCCTTCGGGTAACCCATAATTTAGCCGTATTTGGTGGTGTTGGTGTGGTCCTCACTATCGTTACTGGGTTATTTGGGATCAACGTTGATGGGATACCTGGGGCAGAAAATACACCATATGCATTTGGTGTTTTTACAGCCATCCTTGTCTTCCTTGGAGTAGTGCTGATTGCCGTTGGCATGGTTTACCTTGGGCTGAAAAACCCTGTTGCTGAAGAACAGGTTGAAGTTAGGAAGCTTGAGCTGCAAGAATTGGTGAAGATGTTTCAGCATGAAGCAGAAACTCACGCCCAAGTCAGGAAAAACATTTCTCCCAAAAACTTACCCCCTACAGCTGGTGATGCTTTCCGTAGTGGTGCGGATTATCTTGTCATACAATAG
- the LOC114187137 gene encoding coatomer subunit zeta-2-like, with product MSHETCPSVKNILLLDSDGKRVAVKYFSEDWPTNGAKESFEKLVFTKTQKTNARTEAEIAMFENNIVVYKFVQDLHFFVTGGDYENELILVTVLQAFFDSVGLLLRGNVDKKEALENLDLILLCIDEIADGGLILETDPNVIAGKVASNSIDSGAPLSEQTLSQALATAREHLARSLLK from the exons ATGTCTCAT GAGACATGCCCTTCTGTGAAGAACATCCTTTTGTTGGATTCTGATGGGAAACGTGTTGCTGTCAAATACTTCTCTGAAGACTGGCCAACGAATGGTGCCAAGGAAAGTTTTGAGAAACTTGTGTTCACCAAGACTCAGAAGACCAATGCTCGCACAGAAG CGGAAATAGCAATGTTTGAGAACAACATCGTTGTTTACAAGTTTGTCCAAGATCTTCACTTCTTTGTCACCGGTGGTGATTATGAAAACGAGCTTATCTTAGTGACAGTTCTTCAGGCTTTTTTTGATTCTGTGGGGCTCCTGCTCAG AGGCAATGTGGACAAGAAGGAAGCACTTGAGAACTTGGATCTCATTCTGTTGTGCATTGATGAAATTGCTGATGGCGG TCTCATTCTTGAAACTGATCCAAATGTTATAGCTGGGAAAGTTGCTAGCAATAGTATAGATTCTGGTGCTCCTTTGTCTGAACAG ACACTAAGTCAAGCATTGGCCACAGCCAGGGAACATCTTGCAAGGTCCCTTCTTAAATGA
- the LOC114187941 gene encoding uncharacterized protein LOC114187941 isoform X2, whose amino-acid sequence MSGKGGGSHNNGGGKALSATIPASSRKMVQSLKEIVSNFPDHEIYATLKDCNMDPNEAVSRLLSQDPFHEVKSKREKKKEIKDPIDSRSRGSGTSNTSSRGGGRAGTDRHGGRGSANQFGSSDSGLQGKPAYKKENGAPTYGGSTSSTSSVLGNNSNRRPISYSDSVATEKTLALGISDGPSSSHRTGVQSAWMGNAGQVSMADIVKMGRPQARPSMNHSSIQSGNNQNIVLPPAASDNNLHSLQGYASKVSETNTNQGHALSDNVPQNDEWSSSIENQHDVRGYEDVDAHANSEYYANSSSFVETDWQQKTPLDEYDAEDGSIENADNNEYASISAKSTSEDNTGAEDDVSSMAANIEQLNIQRDDHGTEQEDDNPSVVIPNHLQLHTPECMNLSFGSFGSGNPLSGPVSFTSRPLKSKLEDTSGATDVSTIENSDTRNPDYYGDEHHATTTSDGNLVQVTGVSAGTFEHSSISQEALKPEAPEIAQEHQYSFPSQSHGFAYENAHQPEVTFPPSQTSSQMQNLASFSGVMAHSNSLPNALLASTVQTAREDIPYLPFPVTQSMPTKYSNIASSIGGSGITMSEALRASAISTPQPNAQNLPGASVATGPALPQHLPVHPYSQPTLPLGHFANMISYPFLPQSYTYMPSAFQQTFPGNSTYHQSLAAVLPQYKNNVSVSSLPQSAAIPPGYGFGSSTSIPGGNFSLSPPAAPTGTTIGYEDLINSQFKDSNHMISLQQNDNSPMWVQGAGPRTMSAVPPSNYYSMQGQNQQQPGGFRQRQQQQQQQPSQHFGSLGYPNFYQSQSGISLEHQPQNPREASLGGPQSQPSKQSQQLWQNSY is encoded by the exons ATGAGCGGGAAGGGCGGTGGCAGCCACAACAATGGCGGCGGCAAGGCGTTGTCGGCAACGATTCCGGCGTCATCGCGGAAGATGGTTCAGAGCTTGAAGGAGATTGTCTCCAATTTCCCCGACCACGAGATCTACGCCACACTCAAAGACTGTAACATGGACCCTAACGAAGCTGTTAGTCGTCTCCTTTCACAAG ATCCTTTTCATGAGGTGAAGAGCAAGcgggaaaagaaaaaagag ATTAAGGACCCAATAGATTCCAGGTCTCGTGGGAGTGGGACAAGCAATACATCTAGTCGTGGTGGCGGTAGGGCTGGGACAGATCGCCATGGTGGACGTGGTAGTGCCAACCAATTCGGAAGCAGTG ATTCTGGTCTGCAGGGGAAGCCTGCATACAAGAAGGAGAATGGAGCACCTACTTATGGAGGGTCTACATCTTCAACATCTAGTGTGTTGGGAAATAATTCAAACAGGAGACCGATATCCTACAG TGATTCTGTGGCTACTGAAAAAACACTTGCATTAGGCATCAGTGATGGACCATCATCATCACACCGTACTGGAGTGCAATCTGCATGGATGGGGAATGCAGGTCAAGTATCAATGGCCGACATTGTCAAGATGGGTAGGCCCCAGGCCAGACCGTCCATGAATCACTCTTCCATCCAGAGTGGTAATAATCAGAACATCGTGTTGCCTCCAGCAGCTTCGGATAACAATTTGCATTCATTGCAAGGTTATGCTTCTAAGGTTTCAGAAACAAATACTAATCAAGGCCATGCCCTTAGTGACAATGTTCCACAGAATGATGAATGGTCTTCTTCTATTGAAAACCAACATGATGTTAGAGGATATGAAGATGTTGATGCCCATGCAAATTCTGAGTACTATGCAAACTCATCAAGCTTTGTTGAAACTGATTGGCAGCAGAAAACTCCCTTGGATGAATATGATGCTGAAGATGGTTCCATTGAGAATGCAGACAATAACGAATATGCTTCAATATCCGCTAAAAGTACATCAGAAGATAACACTGGAG CTGAGGATGATGTTTCATCAATGGCTGCAAACATAGAGCAGCTCAATATACAAAGAGATGATCATGGGACAGAACAAGAGGATGACAATCCTTCTGTAGTAATTCCCAATCACCTACAACTCCATACACCAGAATGCATGAATCTGAGCTTTGGAAGTTTTGGATCCGGTAACCCCCTATCTGGACCTGTGTCATTTACATCTAGGCCTTTGAAAAGTAAGCTAGAGGATACATCTGGTGCTACAGATGTTTCTACAATTGAAAACTCAGACACTAG AAATCCTGACTATTATGGGGATGAGCATCATGCTACTACTACTTCAGATGGAAATTTAGTTCAAGTAACTGGTGTGAGTGCTGGGACATTTGAGCATTCTTCGATTTCACAAGAGGCTTTAAAACCTGAAGCTCCTGAAATTGCTCAGGAACATCAGTATTCATTTCCTTCACAATCTCATGGGTTTGCATATGAAAATGCCCACCAACCGGAGGTCACATTTCCTCCTTCACAGACTAGCTCGCAAATGCAGAATCTTGCTTCCTTCTCTGGTGTAATG GCACATTCAAATTCTTTGCCCAATGCTCTGCTGGCTTCAACGGTTCAAACAGCAAGAGAAGATATCCCATACTTACCCTTCCCTGTAACACAATCAATGCCTACAAAATATAGTAATATTGCTTCTTCAATTGGTGGTTCCGGCATAACCATGTCAGAG GCTCTAAGAGCAAGTGCCATCTCTACACCTCAACCTAATGCCCAAAACTTGCCTGGTGCAAGTGTTGCCACTGGACCCGCACTTCCTCAGCACCTTCCTGTGCATCCCTACTCCCAACCTACTCTTCCTCTGGGACACTTCGCTAATATGATTAGCTATCCATTCTTGCCTCAGAGCTACACATATATGCCATCAGCTTTTCAGCAGACTTTTCCCGGAAACAGCACATATCACCAATCTCTGGCAGCAGTGCTTCCACAGTATAAGAATAATGTTTCTGTCAGCAGTTTGCCTCAGTCTGCTGCTATTCCACCTGGATACGGCTTTGGCAGTTCAACAAGCATTCCTGGAGGGAATTTTTCTCTGAGTCCGCCTGCTGCTCCTACTGGGACAACCATTGGATACGAGGATTTGATAAACTCCCAATTTAAGGACAGCAACCATATGATTTCACTACAGCAG AACGATAATTCTCCCATGTGGGTTCAAGGGGCGGGCCCTCGAACAATGTCAGCTGTTCCTCCCAGCAACTACTATAGCATGCAGGGACAGAATCAACAACAGCCAGGTGGATTTCGGCAAAGGcagcaacaacagcaacaacaacctTCACAACATTTTGGATCCCTTGGGTATCCTAATTTCTACCAGTCTCAGAGTGGCATTTCTCTGGAACATCAGCCACAAAATCCTCGGGAAGCCTCCTTGGGTGGTCCGCAAAGCCAACCATCCAAGCAGTCTCAACAACTATGGCAAAACAGCTACTAA
- the LOC114188151 gene encoding uncharacterized protein LOC114188151 isoform X2, which yields MSDAEVQFYPAGTTKKSDSQKIYHGRDPNHGSNFWTDGLICAFEYVRGQNRSAKWRSSERLQVNGQQHSKMQAPSDGLKEASSLRPDKSDLSSVNVSRDTLFGASDDDKESQSRQAGQSRKYDGGHWVPIGWARISELVQTVQVDAVWSSHQFEFEDSEDDFTVADLAAPYWERPAGPIWWGHVSAGHPTVEAWLNNAQWLHPAVSLALRDESRLISDRMKHLFYEVPVRVAGGLLFELLGQSAGDPFVEEDDIPIVLRSWQAQNFLVTVMHVKGSVSRINALGITEVQELLSAGGYNVPRTVHEVIAHLACRLSRWDDRLFRKSIFGAADEIELKFMNRNQEDLNLFILILNQEIRKLSTQVIRVKWSLHAREEIVFELLQHLKGNGARSLLEGIKKSTREMIEEQEAVRGRLFTIQDVMQSTVRAWLQDKSLRVTHNLAVFGGVGVVLTIVTGLFGINVDGIPGAENTPYAFGVFTAILVFLGVVLIAVGMVYLGLKNPVAEEQVEVRKLELQELVKMFQHEAETHAQVRKNISPKNLPPTAGDAFRSGADYLVIQ from the exons ATGAGTGATGCAGAAGTTCAATTTTATCCCGCAGGAACAACGAAGAAATCAGATAGCCAAAAAATTTATCACGGTAGAGATCCCAATCATGGAAGTAACTTTTGGACAGACGGGCTTATTTGTGCTTTTGAATATGTTCGAGGACAAAACAGATCAGCTAAATGGAGGTCCTCAGAGAGACTACAGGTTAATGGGCAACAACATTCAAAGATGCAAGCTCCTTCTGATGGTTTAAAGGAGGCTTCTTCTTTGAGACCGGATAAGTCAGATCTTTCGTCTGTAAATGTCTCACGGGACACTTTGTTTGGTGCCTCTGATGATGACAAGGAGAGCCAGAGTCGTCAGGCTGGGCAGTCTAGAAAGTATGATGGTGGTCATTGGGTACCCATTGGATGGGCAAGAATTTCTGAACTCGTCCAAACAGTTCAGGTTGATGCTGTATGGTCTTCTCATCAATTTGAGTTTGAGGATTCTGAAGATGATTTTACTGTAGCAGATTTGGCGGCTCCGTACTGGGAGCGTCCGGCTGGGCCTATTTGGTGGGGCCATGTTTCTGCTGGTCACCCCACTGTTGAGGCTTGGCTCAACAATGCTCAATGGCTACATCCTGCTGTTAGTCTAGCTTTGAGAGACGAAAGTAGACTTATAAGTGACCGGATGAAACACCTTTTCTATGAG GTCCCAGTCAGAGTTGCGGGAGGGCTGTTATTTGAGCTCTTGGGACAATCAGCTGGTGATCCTTTTGTTGAAGAAGATGACATTCCTATTGTTCTTAGGTCTTGGCAAGCACAGAACTTCCTTGTAACTGTAATGCATGTAAAAGGATCTGTGTCAAGGATAAATGCTTTAGGTATAACAGAAGTTCAG GAGCTTCTCTCAGCTGGAGGGTATAATGTGCCGAGAACAGTGCATGAAGTTATAGCACATCTTGCTTGTCGCCTCTCTCGATGGGATGATAG GTTATTCCGTAAATCTATATTTGGGGCGGCAGATGAGATTGAATTGAAGTTTATGAACAG AAACCAAGAAGATTTGAATCTTTTCATCTTAATCTTAAATCAAGAAATCAGAAAGTTATCAACACAG GTTATCAGAGTGAAGTGGTCACTGCATGCAAGAGAAGAAATCGTCTTTGAGCTTCTCCAACATCTGAAAGGAAATGGAGCAAGAAGCCTGCTAGAGGGAATAAAAAAGAGCACAAGAGAAATGATCGAGGAGCAAGAAGCAGTTCGCGGCCGTCTTTTTACCATTCAAGATGTCATGCAGAGCACTGTTCGAGCTTGGTTACAG GATAAAAGCCTTCGGGTAACCCATAATTTAGCCGTATTTGGTGGTGTTGGTGTGGTCCTCACTATCGTTACTGGGTTATTTGGGATCAACGTTGATGGGATACCTGGGGCAGAAAATACACCATATGCATTTGGTGTTTTTACAGCCATCCTTGTCTTCCTTGGAGTAGTGCTGATTGCCGTTGGCATGGTTTACCTTGGGCTGAAAAACCCTGTTGCTGAAGAACAGGTTGAAGTTAGGAAGCTTGAGCTGCAAGAATTGGTGAAGATGTTTCAGCATGAAGCAGAAACTCACGCCCAAGTCAGGAAAAACATTTCTCCCAAAAACTTACCCCCTACAGCTGGTGATGCTTTCCGTAGTGGTGCGGATTATCTTGTCATACAATAG